The proteins below are encoded in one region of Amycolatopsis magusensis:
- a CDS encoding DUF6049 family protein, whose translation MKRLASATLTAFLLVVQAFIGVPANAAQAQPVPEAPSRLRLDIDEMNPRLLVSTSSTLTVSGTVTNTGDRRITGVRVRLQLGERQTTSRQLGEALAEAPPTDASITDYTDVARVVEPGQTVPLQITVPLGGDAKALVSKPGVYPLLVNVNGTPDRGGQARLAAFSMLLPVLGVPGQSAPPRPERPTELSVLWPIADTRPRVVAAPFGGTLVLSDDQLAIDLAPGGRLDNLITAAKNVQSDSRLFDSLCFAIDPDLLETVEKMTGGYLVRTTDGGQAPGRGNETATRWLGALRQLLQGACVLQLPYADADLPALGQVTDGDSTLTKTAVDNTSLYERLLGVKPLPGVLWPNGGLDSATLGTLADARVTTVIAESDQLVSTRPLTAPATIEGTNLRGVAIDPLLTRSMAVTRPADGTAANLTPADDPDVTAQNALAVLAFQTGAQSDTSGAPLLLAPPRRWTAPVDELTLLLRTIGDYAGLGMVSPKPVLEELAAPVKGTAKMDYTAKDAPAELPQPVINSLHETEQDTADFGGSLTEDPTTQVEPEDLVKPVRAGLMRASSTAWRADTAGALAAAGDARSQLDGLRGQITVETPRQQISLASDTSPLPVTLKNSLPVGVTVRVNLSNFTGLRPEQIPDRPLPARGSVPHLIQAEALRTGHFSVDVSLSTPGGTPLGAPARMELNSTQFGLITLIVTIVAGAALLLLSGRRIYRRIRGKDQAQAS comes from the coding sequence GTGAAAAGGCTGGCCTCGGCCACGCTGACCGCGTTCCTCCTGGTGGTGCAGGCGTTCATCGGTGTTCCGGCGAACGCTGCCCAGGCCCAGCCGGTGCCGGAGGCGCCGAGCAGGCTCCGGCTGGACATCGACGAGATGAACCCGCGCCTGCTGGTGTCGACCTCGTCCACGCTGACCGTGTCCGGCACGGTGACCAACACCGGTGACCGCCGGATCACCGGCGTGCGGGTGCGCCTGCAGCTCGGCGAGCGCCAGACCACCTCCCGCCAGCTCGGCGAGGCACTGGCCGAAGCGCCGCCGACGGACGCCTCGATCACCGACTACACCGACGTCGCCCGCGTGGTGGAGCCCGGCCAGACGGTCCCGCTGCAGATCACCGTGCCCCTCGGCGGGGACGCGAAGGCGCTGGTCAGCAAGCCGGGCGTGTACCCGCTGCTGGTCAACGTGAACGGCACGCCCGACCGCGGCGGCCAGGCCAGGCTGGCCGCGTTCAGCATGCTGCTGCCGGTGCTCGGCGTGCCGGGGCAGAGCGCGCCGCCGCGGCCGGAGCGCCCCACCGAGCTGTCCGTGCTGTGGCCGATCGCGGACACCCGCCCGCGCGTGGTGGCCGCGCCGTTCGGCGGCACGCTGGTGCTCTCCGACGACCAGCTCGCCATCGACCTGGCCCCCGGCGGCCGCCTCGACAACCTGATCACCGCGGCGAAGAACGTCCAGAGCGACTCCCGCCTGTTCGACTCGCTGTGCTTCGCGATCGACCCCGACCTGCTCGAAACCGTCGAGAAGATGACCGGCGGCTACCTGGTCCGCACCACCGACGGCGGGCAGGCACCCGGCCGCGGCAACGAGACCGCGACCCGCTGGCTCGGCGCCCTGCGTCAGTTGCTGCAGGGCGCGTGCGTGCTGCAACTGCCCTACGCCGACGCCGATCTCCCCGCGCTGGGCCAGGTCACCGATGGCGATTCCACGCTGACCAAGACCGCGGTCGACAACACCTCCCTCTACGAGCGCCTGCTCGGGGTCAAGCCGCTGCCCGGCGTGCTGTGGCCGAACGGCGGGCTCGACTCGGCCACCCTCGGCACGCTCGCCGACGCCAGGGTGACCACGGTGATCGCCGAGTCCGACCAGCTGGTCTCCACCCGGCCGCTGACCGCGCCCGCCACCATCGAAGGCACCAACCTGCGCGGGGTGGCCATCGACCCGCTGCTCACCCGGTCGATGGCGGTGACCCGCCCGGCCGACGGCACCGCGGCCAATCTGACCCCGGCCGACGACCCGGACGTCACCGCGCAGAACGCGCTCGCCGTGCTCGCCTTCCAGACCGGCGCGCAGTCCGACACCAGCGGCGCGCCGCTGCTGCTGGCCCCGCCGCGCCGCTGGACCGCGCCGGTCGACGAGCTGACCCTGCTGCTGCGCACCATCGGTGACTACGCCGGCCTCGGCATGGTCTCGCCGAAACCGGTGCTGGAGGAGCTGGCGGCGCCGGTCAAGGGCACCGCGAAGATGGACTACACGGCCAAGGACGCGCCAGCCGAGCTGCCGCAGCCGGTGATCAACTCCCTGCACGAGACCGAGCAGGACACCGCCGACTTCGGCGGCTCGCTGACCGAGGACCCGACCACCCAGGTGGAGCCGGAGGACCTGGTCAAGCCGGTGCGCGCCGGGTTGATGCGGGCTTCTTCGACGGCCTGGCGCGCCGACACCGCCGGGGCGCTGGCCGCCGCCGGGGACGCGCGCAGCCAGCTCGACGGGCTCCGCGGCCAGATCACCGTCGAGACCCCGCGCCAGCAGATCTCGCTGGCTTCGGACACCTCGCCGCTGCCGGTGACGCTGAAGAACTCGCTGCCGGTCGGCGTGACCGTGCGGGTGAACCTGAGCAACTTCACCGGCCTGCGGCCCGAGCAGATCCCGGACCGCCCGCTGCCCGCCCGCGGCTCGGTGCCGCACCTGATCCAGGCGGAGGCGCTGCGCACCGGGCACTTCAGCGTGGACGTCTCGCTGAGCACGCCCGGGGGCACGCCGCTGGGCGCACCGGCGCGGATGGAGCTGAACTCCACGCAGTTCGGGTTGATCACGCTGATCGTCACGATCGTGGCCGGCGCGGCCCTGCTGCTGCTGTCCGGTCGACGGATCTACCGGCGGATCCGCGGGAAGGACCAGGCCCAGGCCTCCTGA
- a CDS encoding NUDIX hydrolase, whose protein sequence is MPGSAGRSGGAKPGRRSRRRRGRRLTTVDETSAGGLVVDAERENAVLIGRLDRRGKLLWSLPKGHIEDGETTEQTAVREVKEETGISAHVLQPLGTIDYWFVAERRRVHKTVHHFLLEAFGGELSDEDVEVTEVAWVPVAELEAKLAYADERTLVRKARELFAEQASRSSAEGVPE, encoded by the coding sequence ATGCCTGGATCGGCCGGTCGCTCCGGTGGCGCCAAACCGGGACGCCGGTCCCGGCGCCGCCGCGGGAGAAGGCTGACCACGGTGGACGAGACCTCGGCCGGTGGGCTGGTGGTCGACGCCGAGCGGGAGAACGCGGTGCTGATCGGCAGGCTCGACCGGCGCGGGAAACTGCTCTGGTCGCTCCCCAAAGGGCATATCGAAGACGGTGAGACCACCGAGCAGACCGCGGTGCGCGAGGTGAAGGAGGAGACCGGCATTTCCGCGCACGTGCTCCAGCCACTGGGCACCATCGACTACTGGTTCGTCGCCGAGCGGCGGCGGGTGCACAAGACCGTGCACCACTTCCTGCTCGAAGCCTTCGGCGGCGAGCTGTCCGACGAGGACGTCGAGGTGACCGAGGTCGCGTGGGTGCCGGTGGCCGAACTGGAGGCCAAGCTCGCCTACGCCGACGAGCGCACCCTGGTCCGCAAGGCCCGCGAACTGTTCGCGGAACAAGCTTCCCGCTCCTCCGCAGAGGGAGTCCCCGAGTGA
- a CDS encoding CCA tRNA nucleotidyltransferase, translating into MNELAVQRNAVIELMRISPVADQLAARFAAAGHRLYLVGGSVRDALLGRLSPDLDFTTDARPDQVLAVVAGWADAVWDVGIAFGTVGVTKDGSQLEITTFRADSYDQVSRNPEVTFGDSIDGDLLRRDFTCNAMAIELPSKSFVDPHGGLDAVRLKVLDTPATPQESFSDDPLRMLRAARFVSQLGFEPAPRVVEAMTSMAGEIRRITAERVQAELSKLLTGAHPRLGLELLVDTGLADHVLPEVPGMRLAIDEHHQHKDVYQHSLTVLDQAIGLERKEDPDAEPDLVLRLAALLHDIGKPATRKFEDGGGVSFHHHEVVGAKMARKRLRELKYSKEIVEQVSQLVFLHLRFHGYGKGEWTDSAVRRYVTDAGPLLSRLHKLVRADCTTRNKRKAAALQRTYDDLEARIDRIAAAEDLAKVRPDLDGNEIMKLLGLPPGPLVGQAWKFLKELRLDRGPLEHDEAVAELRRWAAEQGIAGPDQGTPG; encoded by the coding sequence GTGAACGAACTCGCCGTCCAGCGGAACGCGGTGATCGAGCTGATGCGCATCTCACCGGTGGCCGATCAGCTCGCCGCCCGCTTCGCCGCCGCCGGCCACCGCCTGTACCTGGTGGGTGGCAGCGTCCGCGACGCCCTGCTCGGCAGGCTGTCGCCCGACCTCGACTTCACCACCGACGCCCGGCCGGACCAGGTGCTGGCCGTGGTCGCGGGGTGGGCCGACGCGGTGTGGGACGTCGGCATCGCCTTCGGCACGGTGGGGGTGACCAAGGACGGCTCGCAGCTGGAGATCACCACCTTCCGGGCCGACAGCTACGACCAGGTCAGCCGCAACCCGGAGGTCACCTTCGGCGACAGCATCGACGGCGACCTGCTCCGGCGTGACTTCACCTGCAACGCGATGGCGATCGAGTTGCCGTCAAAGTCCTTTGTCGACCCCCACGGTGGCCTGGACGCGGTCCGGCTGAAGGTGCTCGACACCCCCGCCACCCCGCAGGAGTCGTTCTCCGACGACCCGCTGCGCATGCTGCGGGCCGCGCGGTTCGTCTCGCAGCTCGGCTTCGAGCCCGCGCCGCGCGTGGTCGAGGCGATGACCTCGATGGCGGGCGAGATCCGGCGGATCACCGCCGAGCGGGTGCAGGCCGAGCTGTCCAAGCTGCTCACCGGCGCACACCCCCGCCTCGGCCTGGAGCTGCTGGTGGACACCGGGCTGGCCGACCACGTGCTGCCCGAGGTGCCCGGCATGCGCCTGGCCATCGACGAGCACCACCAGCACAAGGACGTCTACCAGCACTCGCTGACCGTGCTGGACCAGGCGATCGGGCTGGAGCGCAAGGAGGACCCGGACGCCGAGCCGGACCTGGTGCTGCGCCTGGCCGCGCTGCTGCACGACATCGGCAAGCCGGCCACGCGCAAGTTCGAGGACGGTGGCGGGGTCAGCTTCCACCACCACGAGGTGGTCGGCGCGAAGATGGCTCGCAAACGTTTGCGCGAGCTGAAGTACAGCAAGGAGATCGTCGAGCAGGTCTCCCAACTGGTCTTCCTGCACCTGCGGTTCCACGGCTACGGCAAGGGCGAGTGGACCGACTCGGCGGTGCGCCGGTACGTCACCGACGCCGGTCCACTGCTGTCCCGGCTGCACAAGCTGGTCCGCGCCGACTGCACCACGCGCAACAAGCGCAAGGCGGCCGCGCTGCAGCGCACCTACGACGACCTGGAAGCCAGGATCGACCGGATCGCCGCCGCCGAGGACCTCGCCAAGGTGCGCCCCGACCTCGACGGCAACGAGATCATGAAGCTGCTCGGGCTGCCGCCGGGGCCGCTGGTCGGGCAGGCGTGGAAGTTCCTCAAGGAGCTGCGGCTGGACCGCGGTCCGCTGGAGCACGACGAGGCCGTCGCCGAGCTGCGCCGCTGGGCGGCCGAACAGGGGATCGCCGGACCGGACCAGGGGACGCCGGGTTAA
- a CDS encoding sensor histidine kinase produces MRRQGPPQQASFLVTLLRRGAPAIATASSELSDEVADPTPVRALRRISAMAAPVDPRASDGLLLRAGRYVAFVPMVYRLIAVPGALAAYLGTHGGTGVVPVLAVAILSILLNAYGMHWMLRSAPFRSDRAAVLLTVDAVFTALANLVVAALVPPEVFADAIAVPGKHLLGTVALFTLALGLPYGIGLLAGSIPLHLLMSWANTGTFSAERAFAGLGTMAGVLLTASGALVLIGLGTRLALAYGIRNGRQAERARQHRLMHDTVLQTLEALALPGQGTAEEQLAEVRRLARAEAVEVRKYIEAAANEGARPLGEKLASLAAEMARDGLRAQVVIAELDEDTLSEVRQIAIRDAVREAMRNTMKHSGTDKVLVRVEERDGGIAVITRDHGTGFSSDTRPPGFGISESITARLAEVGGKATVESAPGNGTRVTLWVPC; encoded by the coding sequence ATGCGCCGCCAGGGACCGCCCCAGCAGGCCAGCTTCCTCGTCACCCTGCTCCGGCGGGGTGCGCCGGCGATCGCGACCGCCAGCAGCGAGCTCTCGGACGAGGTCGCGGACCCGACCCCGGTCAGAGCGCTGCGCCGGATCTCGGCGATGGCCGCGCCGGTGGACCCGCGCGCCAGCGACGGGCTGCTCCTGCGCGCGGGTCGCTATGTCGCCTTCGTGCCGATGGTCTACCGGCTGATCGCGGTGCCGGGCGCGCTCGCCGCGTACCTCGGCACGCACGGCGGCACGGGCGTGGTCCCGGTACTCGCCGTGGCGATCCTGTCGATCCTCCTCAACGCGTACGGCATGCACTGGATGCTGCGCTCGGCGCCGTTCCGCAGTGACCGGGCCGCGGTGCTGCTGACCGTGGACGCGGTGTTCACCGCGCTGGCGAACCTGGTGGTCGCCGCCCTGGTGCCGCCGGAGGTCTTCGCCGACGCGATCGCCGTGCCGGGCAAGCACCTGCTCGGCACGGTCGCGTTGTTCACCCTCGCGCTCGGCCTGCCGTACGGGATCGGCCTGCTGGCCGGCAGCATTCCCCTGCACCTGCTGATGAGCTGGGCGAACACCGGCACGTTCAGCGCCGAACGGGCCTTCGCCGGACTGGGCACGATGGCCGGGGTGCTGCTCACCGCCTCGGGTGCGCTGGTGCTGATCGGCCTCGGCACCCGGCTCGCGCTGGCCTACGGCATCCGCAACGGCCGCCAGGCCGAACGCGCGCGCCAGCACCGGCTGATGCACGACACCGTGCTCCAGACCCTGGAGGCGCTGGCACTTCCTGGGCAGGGCACGGCCGAGGAGCAGCTCGCGGAGGTGCGCCGGCTGGCGCGTGCGGAGGCCGTCGAGGTGCGCAAGTACATCGAGGCGGCGGCGAACGAAGGTGCCCGCCCGCTCGGGGAGAAGCTCGCTTCGCTCGCCGCGGAAATGGCCCGTGACGGGCTGCGCGCGCAGGTGGTGATCGCCGAACTGGACGAGGACACGCTGTCCGAGGTGCGCCAGATCGCCATCCGGGACGCCGTGCGCGAGGCCATGCGCAACACGATGAAGCACTCCGGCACGGACAAGGTGCTGGTGCGGGTCGAGGAACGCGACGGCGGCATCGCGGTGATCACCCGCGACCACGGCACCGGCTTCAGCTCGGACACCCGCCCGCCCGGGTTCGGCATCAGCGAGTCGATCACCGCGCGGCTGGCGGAGGTCGGCGGGAAGGCGACCGTCGAGTCCGCTCCGGGCAACGGCACCCGCGTGACATTGTGGGTGCCGTGCTGA
- a CDS encoding class I SAM-dependent methyltransferase, whose product MLTDSTFETLVACLTAVRDEDRPKAAVLAGQAAEAGSRLGAALARHLGSATGGHVYDQPAAFTAFIRGGGNVHLYDQLARRLAAVYDDRRPASLLDLGCGDGLALVPALDLAAHRPSRIDLVEPSAALLETARERVTGDGVHAEQTTAQEFLAATEASWDLVQSTFALQSLEPDDRLAVFGALHDRTGELVLAEFDVPDVTEGSPEHLASLAARYERGVAEYDDELVAQGFLMPMLLGLVSPDGARNNWEQPAGDWVKQLTEAGFGDVEVTPLADYWWSPAVVIRATTR is encoded by the coding sequence GTGCTGACGGACTCCACTTTCGAGACCCTGGTCGCCTGCCTGACCGCGGTGCGTGACGAGGACCGGCCGAAAGCCGCCGTGCTGGCCGGTCAGGCCGCGGAAGCCGGTTCACGGCTGGGTGCCGCGCTGGCCCGCCACCTCGGTTCGGCCACCGGCGGTCACGTCTACGACCAGCCCGCCGCGTTCACCGCGTTCATCCGCGGCGGCGGCAACGTCCACCTCTACGACCAGCTCGCGCGGCGGCTCGCCGCGGTGTACGACGACCGCCGCCCGGCTTCGCTGCTCGACCTCGGCTGCGGTGACGGGCTCGCCCTGGTGCCCGCGCTGGACCTGGCGGCCCACCGGCCGTCGCGGATCGACCTGGTGGAGCCGTCGGCCGCGTTGCTGGAGACCGCGCGCGAGCGGGTCACCGGCGACGGCGTGCACGCCGAGCAGACCACCGCCCAGGAGTTCCTGGCCGCCACCGAAGCGTCCTGGGACCTCGTCCAGTCGACGTTCGCGCTGCAGTCGCTGGAGCCGGACGACCGGCTGGCGGTGTTCGGCGCGCTGCATGACCGCACCGGCGAACTGGTGCTCGCCGAGTTCGACGTCCCGGACGTGACCGAGGGCAGCCCGGAACACCTGGCCTCGCTCGCCGCCCGGTACGAGCGCGGGGTCGCCGAATACGACGACGAACTGGTCGCGCAGGGTTTCCTGATGCCGATGCTGCTCGGCCTGGTGTCCCCGGACGGCGCCCGCAACAACTGGGAGCAGCCCGCCGGGGACTGGGTGAAGCAGCTGACCGAAGCCGGGTTCGGCGACGTCGAGGTGACGCCGCTGGCCGACTACTGGTGGTCCCCCGCCGTGGTGATCCGCGCGACTACGCGCTGA
- a CDS encoding TNT domain-containing protein, whose protein sequence is MRYRIDAAERPDSLYAAWQGGVFRAQRSTADGTVLLVALPGEEAPADFDTEWNGSPAKVVPEAEAASTFSVQTHCLFADEIYRVAPQNGEALTLRWTGQDEVRARELGLTDFTTTAEPEEIEALWQERHDFIPADAPRAERGTGDANALLRAIGRTMLKVLPDGWERVGAQLRQVGGYSELEVRAIAGDLVVSLSPPAQLGQLFSLLRAAMYEPSTGTWFEGTFTLDSGSNFDFDFDVDAEPHWRLSPGEGGRPTAKAYEAELQLYPRDRKHVPNWLAAKAGLPMDVTFRHAKVVDSHAEGEQPVVNRPPLPPDEVRRVLDYLYRSPVASGRPVPLPDLFSPHGRPDVPDAFHTDGRWIWPAAVPHYLRKYGVPPEPELVDHIRASLHRPPYVPDKLRHTAEAEVLGKPYPPQSEEDLPGPDKHARGERDGDGLPKLRAAEVFEVLHRRLAELGVAPSLYRIGEPADGAWCLRRVGGRWEVARFENGEPVDPVPFDHVQDAARHLIGTMVLYPALAREPEEAEDGHPTDWPIVPLRGEPPLNFFRAKRMIVLPAGTVVQRFGGEGGNLVHPEHVRFPETSLAFEREREQHIYVLHRPLRVLTGITVPWGALPGGAVAYLLPRPLGQHVETGAVEKVNA, encoded by the coding sequence GTGCGTTACCGGATAGACGCGGCTGAGCGACCGGATTCGCTCTACGCGGCCTGGCAGGGTGGGGTGTTCCGCGCCCAGCGCTCGACCGCCGACGGCACCGTGCTGCTGGTGGCGCTCCCGGGGGAGGAAGCGCCTGCCGACTTCGACACCGAGTGGAACGGCAGCCCGGCGAAGGTGGTGCCCGAGGCCGAGGCCGCGAGCACCTTCAGCGTGCAGACGCACTGCCTGTTCGCCGACGAGATCTACCGCGTCGCCCCGCAGAACGGCGAGGCGCTGACGCTGCGGTGGACCGGGCAGGACGAGGTCCGCGCGCGCGAGCTCGGCCTGACCGACTTCACCACCACCGCGGAACCCGAGGAGATCGAAGCGCTCTGGCAGGAGCGGCACGACTTCATCCCGGCGGACGCACCCCGGGCCGAACGCGGTACCGGCGACGCGAACGCGTTGCTGCGGGCGATCGGCCGCACCATGCTCAAGGTGCTGCCGGACGGCTGGGAACGGGTCGGCGCGCAGCTGCGGCAGGTGGGCGGGTACTCCGAGCTGGAAGTCCGCGCAATCGCCGGTGACCTGGTCGTCTCGCTGTCGCCGCCGGCGCAGCTGGGGCAGTTGTTCAGCCTGCTGCGCGCGGCGATGTACGAGCCGTCCACCGGCACCTGGTTCGAGGGCACCTTCACGCTGGACTCCGGCTCGAACTTCGATTTCGACTTCGACGTGGACGCCGAGCCGCACTGGCGCCTGTCGCCGGGGGAGGGCGGGCGCCCGACCGCGAAGGCCTACGAAGCCGAACTCCAGCTGTACCCGCGCGACCGCAAGCACGTGCCGAACTGGCTCGCGGCGAAGGCGGGCCTGCCGATGGACGTGACCTTCCGGCACGCGAAGGTGGTGGACAGCCACGCCGAGGGTGAGCAGCCGGTGGTGAACCGGCCGCCGCTGCCGCCGGACGAGGTGCGCCGCGTGCTCGACTACCTGTACCGGTCGCCGGTGGCCTCGGGCCGCCCGGTGCCGCTGCCCGACCTGTTCTCCCCGCACGGCCGCCCCGACGTGCCGGACGCCTTCCACACCGACGGCCGCTGGATCTGGCCCGCCGCCGTGCCGCACTACCTGCGCAAGTACGGGGTGCCGCCGGAGCCGGAGCTGGTCGACCACATCCGGGCGAGCCTGCACCGGCCGCCGTACGTGCCGGACAAGCTGCGGCACACCGCCGAAGCCGAGGTGCTGGGCAAGCCGTACCCGCCGCAGTCCGAAGAGGACCTGCCGGGCCCGGACAAGCACGCCCGCGGGGAGCGCGACGGCGACGGCCTGCCGAAGCTGCGGGCCGCCGAGGTGTTCGAGGTGCTGCACCGCAGGCTGGCCGAGCTGGGCGTGGCGCCGTCGCTCTACCGGATCGGCGAGCCCGCCGACGGGGCCTGGTGCCTGCGCCGGGTGGGCGGGCGCTGGGAGGTCGCGCGGTTCGAGAACGGCGAGCCGGTGGACCCGGTGCCCTTCGACCACGTGCAGGACGCGGCGCGGCACCTGATCGGCACGATGGTGCTGTACCCGGCGCTGGCCCGCGAGCCGGAGGAGGCCGAGGACGGGCACCCGACGGACTGGCCGATCGTGCCGCTGCGGGGTGAGCCGCCGCTGAACTTCTTCCGCGCCAAGCGGATGATCGTGCTGCCCGCGGGGACCGTGGTGCAGCGCTTCGGCGGCGAGGGCGGCAACCTGGTGCACCCGGAGCACGTGCGGTTCCCGGAGACCTCGCTCGCCTTCGAACGCGAACGCGAGCAGCACATCTACGTGCTGCACCGGCCGTTGCGCGTGCTCACCGGCATCACCGTGCCGTGGGGCGCGCTGCCCGGCGGCGCGGTCGCGTACCTGCTGCCGCGGCCGCTCGGCCAGCACGTGGAGACCGGCGCGGTGGAGAAAGTAAACGCGTGA
- a CDS encoding ADP-ribosylglycohydrolase family protein produces the protein MDELSEDELAVLARLVRRQRAATATPDAVRVERVELFLGTDAAGRRFLTADPVSDFEPQERPVLSREERFRGSILAGAVGDALGAAREFDPMDRIRELHGPAGITDLVPAFGGPGRITDDTQMTLFTLEGLIRAHAHQRAGGQRGREHFMQDAYQRWLHTQGVSWLKARGPEDRTDAPDGWLITHQDLFDRRAPGATCFTALKDFGTTGQMGTLSHTLNDSKGCGGVMRAAPAALWPDVFETGVFSAMLTHSHPTGYHSAGALAVIVAHLLDGGSLPDAVDQALQHLRRTDDRETQAALDVAIQLSRQGPVTPEKIATIEGGGWTGESALAIAVYVALSTDNLDDALLAAVNHDGDSDSTGAVCGNIAGAMYGAGALRPSWLEQLELRDVIKGLIADALAEFGPEPPEWGDRYPTGLRPAVAVGRPRALPDRDERFRGSILAGAIGDALGAADEFEPIDVIRHLRGPAGITDLVPAFGGLGKITDDTQMTLFTLEGLIRGHAQLRRGGQTGLEHFVQSAYQRWLHTQDLAWEDCRGPRNPSTEPDGWLISHRELFSRRAPGKTCLTALMSYGHNGQMGTFHHRLNTSKGCGGVMRTAPAALWPGDLRTVFSVGAMSAALTHSHPTGYLSAGALSVIVRHLIDGGTLPSAIEEAFRQLSHWQHHEETTAALQAGVRLAEQGPPTPEKIATIDGGGWIGESALAIAVYVALSTDNLDDALLAAVNHSGDSDSTGAICGNIAGALYGAGALRPSWLERLELRDAIEELVADALAEFGQEPPSHSLWELKYPNS, from the coding sequence ATGGACGAGCTCAGCGAAGACGAGTTGGCGGTGCTGGCGCGCCTGGTGCGACGCCAGCGCGCGGCGACGGCGACCCCGGACGCGGTCCGGGTGGAGCGGGTGGAGCTGTTCCTCGGCACCGACGCCGCCGGCCGCCGCTTCCTGACCGCCGATCCGGTGTCGGACTTCGAGCCCCAGGAACGCCCGGTGCTGTCCAGGGAGGAACGGTTCCGCGGCAGCATCCTCGCCGGAGCCGTCGGTGACGCACTGGGCGCGGCCCGCGAGTTCGACCCGATGGACCGCATCCGCGAGCTGCACGGTCCCGCCGGGATCACCGACCTGGTGCCCGCGTTCGGCGGCCCCGGCCGGATCACCGACGACACGCAGATGACCCTGTTCACCCTCGAAGGCCTGATCCGGGCACACGCGCACCAGCGCGCGGGCGGGCAGCGCGGCCGCGAGCACTTCATGCAGGACGCCTACCAGCGCTGGCTGCACACCCAGGGCGTCTCGTGGCTCAAGGCCCGCGGGCCGGAGGACCGGACGGACGCGCCGGACGGCTGGCTCATCACCCACCAGGACCTGTTCGACCGCCGGGCCCCGGGCGCGACCTGCTTCACCGCGTTGAAGGACTTCGGCACCACCGGGCAGATGGGCACGCTGTCCCACACCCTGAACGACTCGAAGGGCTGCGGCGGCGTGATGCGCGCGGCCCCGGCGGCGCTGTGGCCGGACGTCTTCGAGACCGGCGTGTTCAGCGCGATGCTCACCCACAGCCATCCGACCGGCTACCACTCGGCGGGCGCGCTGGCGGTGATCGTGGCGCACCTGCTCGACGGCGGTTCGCTGCCGGACGCGGTGGACCAGGCGCTCCAGCACCTCCGGCGCACCGACGACCGCGAGACCCAGGCCGCGCTGGACGTGGCCATCCAGCTTTCCCGGCAGGGACCGGTGACGCCCGAGAAGATCGCCACCATCGAGGGCGGCGGCTGGACCGGGGAAAGCGCGCTGGCGATCGCCGTCTACGTCGCCCTGTCCACCGACAACCTCGACGACGCCCTGCTCGCGGCGGTCAACCACGACGGCGACAGCGACTCGACGGGCGCGGTCTGCGGCAACATCGCCGGCGCGATGTACGGCGCCGGGGCGTTGCGCCCGAGCTGGCTGGAGCAGCTGGAACTGCGGGACGTGATCAAAGGCCTCATCGCGGACGCGCTCGCCGAGTTCGGTCCCGAGCCGCCCGAGTGGGGCGATCGGTACCCGACCGGCCTGCGCCCGGCCGTGGCCGTCGGCCGGCCTCGCGCGCTGCCCGACCGGGACGAGCGGTTCCGCGGCAGCATCCTCGCCGGGGCGATCGGGGACGCGCTGGGCGCGGCCGACGAGTTCGAGCCGATCGACGTCATCCGGCACCTGCGTGGCCCGGCCGGGATCACCGACCTGGTGCCCGCGTTCGGCGGCCTCGGCAAGATCACCGACGACACGCAGATGACGCTGTTCACCCTCGAAGGCCTGATCCGCGGGCACGCCCAGCTCCGGCGCGGCGGGCAGACCGGGCTGGAGCACTTCGTGCAGAGCGCCTACCAGCGCTGGCTGCACACCCAGGACCTCGCGTGGGAGGACTGCCGCGGGCCGCGGAATCCCAGCACCGAACCGGACGGCTGGCTGATCTCGCACCGCGAGCTGTTCAGCAGGCGTGCCCCCGGCAAGACCTGCCTGACCGCGTTGATGTCCTACGGCCACAACGGGCAGATGGGCACGTTCCACCACCGGCTCAACACCTCGAAGGGCTGCGGTGGCGTGATGCGGACGGCACCGGCCGCGCTCTGGCCGGGTGACCTGCGGACGGTGTTCAGCGTGGGCGCGATGAGCGCGGCGCTGACCCACAGCCACCCCACCGGCTACCTGTCCGCGGGCGCGTTGTCGGTGATCGTGCGGCACCTGATCGACGGCGGCACGCTGCCGTCCGCGATCGAGGAGGCGTTCCGGCAGCTGTCGCACTGGCAGCACCACGAGGAGACCACCGCCGCGCTACAGGCGGGGGTCCGGCTGGCGGAGCAGGGGCCGCCGACGCCGGAGAAGATCGCCACCATCGACGGCGGCGGCTGGATCGGCGAAAGCGCGCTGGCGATCGCCGTCTACGTCGCGCTGTCCACCGACAACCTCGACGACGCCCTGCTCGCGGCGGTCAACCACAGCGGGGACAGCGATTCGACCGGGGCGATCTGCGGCAACATCGCCGGCGCGCTGTACGGCGCCGGGGCGTTGCGCCCGAGCTGGCTGGAGCGACTGGAACTACGGGACGCGATCGAGGAACTGGTCGCCGACGCACTCGCCGAATTCGGCCAGGAACCGCCGTCGCACTCGCTCTGGGAGCTGAAGTACCCGAACTCCTGA